One window from the genome of Leptospira hartskeerlii encodes:
- a CDS encoding ArsR/SmtB family transcription factor: MLNNSSLDGVFYALSDPTRRDIVERLSKKPASVSELAGPLDMSMAAVVQHIQILEENGLIKTQKIGRVRSCRVEMNSLELIENWVHQRRKFWERNLDRLGEFLEKTEKGKK; encoded by the coding sequence ATGCTTAACAATTCATCTCTTGATGGGGTTTTCTACGCCTTGTCAGACCCGACTCGCCGTGACATCGTAGAAAGACTGAGCAAAAAACCGGCTTCCGTAAGCGAGCTTGCCGGCCCTCTGGACATGAGTATGGCAGCAGTCGTCCAGCACATACAAATTTTGGAAGAAAACGGTTTGATCAAAACCCAGAAGATAGGGCGCGTGCGTTCCTGCAGAGTTGAGATGAATTCGTTGGAACTGATCGAGAACTGGGTTCACCAGCGTAGAAAATTTTGGGAAAGGAATTTGGATCGATTGGGAGAATTTTTGGAAAAAACGGAGAAGGGAAAAAAGTAA
- a CDS encoding SRPBCC domain-containing protein has protein sequence METLKVAHEIFSIERVYQSEPESVYSAWSNVEAKANWFIGPGDWSVVQRKLDFRIGGEEILHGRFPNGKETLYKARFSDLIENQRIVFVYDMILSGKIHSVSIASIEIERVDTSSTRLTFTEQVAFLDQTIGREGVSSRREGTLAHLIRLTDYLEKAK, from the coding sequence ATGGAAACACTAAAAGTCGCCCACGAAATTTTTAGCATAGAAAGAGTATATCAATCTGAGCCAGAATCCGTTTATTCTGCATGGAGTAACGTAGAAGCAAAGGCAAATTGGTTCATCGGACCTGGAGATTGGTCGGTAGTACAGAGAAAATTGGACTTCCGAATTGGCGGAGAAGAGATACTTCATGGTCGTTTTCCAAATGGAAAAGAAACCTTATACAAAGCCAGATTTTCCGATCTAATCGAAAACCAAAGAATCGTTTTCGTTTACGATATGATCTTAAGCGGAAAGATCCATTCAGTATCAATCGCCTCCATTGAAATAGAAAGAGTAGACACTTCCTCTACAAGGCTAACGTTCACAGAACAAGTTGCATTTTTAGACCAAACAATAGGTAGAGAAGGTGTGAGTTCCAGAAGAGAAGGTACTTTGGCGCATTTAATAAGATTAACAGATTATCTCGAAAAGGCAAAATAA
- a CDS encoding alpha/beta fold hydrolase, with protein sequence MKFSNLIYYIFTIFIVNACSAGQPFQLRETPSKITSEAFEKGLAPIRDIQMYYEIHGKKNGIPLVLLNGGGSTIEVTYSRILPLLAQNRKVIALDEQGHGRTTDRNAPVSFETSAEDVVALLKFLKVEQVDIFGFSNGASVALNVAIRHPKLVRKLVFASSITKREGAYPMFWNFMKNATFENMPQALKDAFLKVNPDPQKLHIMYEKDAARMRNFKDLSDKDIRTVGIPTLILLGDKDVPKLEHAVEMVRMIPKARLLILPGGHGDYLGEAIMSQGKDRYPELTSALVQDFLDSP encoded by the coding sequence ATGAAATTTTCTAATTTAATATATTATATTTTTACAATATTCATAGTCAATGCTTGTTCTGCAGGACAACCATTTCAACTTCGTGAAACACCTTCTAAGATTACATCCGAAGCATTTGAAAAAGGGCTCGCTCCCATTAGAGATATCCAAATGTATTACGAGATTCACGGGAAAAAGAATGGGATCCCACTAGTTCTGCTGAACGGTGGAGGCTCAACGATAGAAGTGACTTATAGCAGGATTCTCCCTCTTCTTGCTCAAAATCGTAAAGTGATCGCTCTGGACGAACAAGGACATGGTAGAACGACGGATAGAAATGCGCCAGTCAGTTTCGAAACTTCTGCGGAGGATGTAGTCGCTCTATTGAAATTTTTGAAAGTGGAACAAGTGGATATTTTCGGTTTTAGCAACGGCGCAAGTGTTGCATTGAATGTGGCTATCCGACATCCGAAACTAGTGCGTAAACTTGTATTTGCTTCATCTATCACAAAAAGAGAAGGGGCTTATCCTATGTTTTGGAATTTTATGAAAAATGCTACTTTTGAAAACATGCCTCAAGCACTTAAAGATGCATTTTTAAAAGTAAATCCTGACCCTCAAAAATTACATATAATGTATGAGAAAGATGCTGCGCGAATGCGTAACTTCAAGGATCTTAGCGATAAAGATATTAGAACTGTTGGAATTCCGACTTTGATCTTACTCGGGGATAAGGATGTTCCTAAGTTAGAGCACGCGGTAGAAATGGTCCGAATGATCCCGAAGGCAAGGCTTTTGATTCTGCCCGGAGGCCATGGAGATTATTTAGGAGAAGCAATCATGTCGCAAGGAAAAGATCGATATCCTGAATTGACCTCTGCTTTGGTCCAAGATTTTTTAGATTCGCCGTAA
- a CDS encoding ankyrin repeat domain-containing protein, which yields MLDWLTNWIKDRETIQRGKELFSKIQNGDKQGFRKILDLIPNKGELKECTKGLLGFCASEIQDPFYLETLLNAGLDPNLPDGNGIFPIHKAVENGKVKPVQILLEHGADPNVSDPSGVTPLHISYSYDGLSEISELLISNGADTDKRDNLGKRYLM from the coding sequence ATGCTAGATTGGCTTACAAACTGGATTAAGGATCGCGAGACTATACAAAGGGGAAAAGAATTATTTTCTAAGATCCAAAACGGAGATAAACAAGGTTTTAGGAAAATTTTGGATCTCATCCCGAATAAAGGTGAGTTAAAAGAATGCACCAAGGGGCTTCTCGGTTTTTGCGCTTCCGAGATCCAAGATCCGTTTTATTTAGAAACTTTATTGAATGCGGGCTTGGACCCGAACCTTCCTGATGGAAATGGGATCTTTCCAATTCATAAAGCTGTTGAAAATGGGAAAGTAAAACCTGTTCAGATCCTCTTGGAACATGGAGCAGATCCTAATGTTTCCGATCCAAGCGGAGTGACTCCATTACATATTTCTTATAGTTATGACGGGCTCTCTGAGATCTCGGAACTTCTAATCTCGAATGGAGCGGATACAGATAAAAGAGATAATTTAGGCAAGAGATATTTAATGTAG
- a CDS encoding SpoIIE family protein phosphatase translates to MEASILFSHHASGVFSLFLLTFVLSGFLVFKKNRTLPTYYLIIMYLGYGTMFLGYFLSYSIFNPLAAYHRYLTVFVIFGIVGFIGFCYHFPRNIYPKESKIVIPLTLVIALAAWIHFILKTIGMEKIYLFSAHHYSFDYGKEASFAILLCFIISTVILIRKTIYFSRYTGIFQKWNTSSSSLALPIRILVKTLLFLPLNIMRILLPARKEGIALRAFLLTVILNILNAYNNVLNKSGVLSYDTYAITYFILSVITIFFIQSAYLNHSPEPTSFMGKILSSAVVTVVLALGAISYITLFSTDKSIEKEDLVEMNSVKTEIRNGDTNFPPNVRYILSRPVGPGIFDHKYEILFSKDGLNQTILKEGEKYYKNQQLKEAIEKNRKLHKGKSESELETITLKEMKETNLPLGARLYRVAGDFYIHYDFVIGPTRYEVGFAYAEFRQVIHDVARWLILIILGTTIFILIAFPILLRVSLIHPLNNLLSGVEKVNHGDLNVNVPIKTMDEIGFLSLSFNSMVDSIRGAREQLQEHADHLEEKVEERTKEVQEKMEEVQRLKIQQDGDYFLTSLLAKPLFYNANKSPKVNTSFLIRQKKYFEFRNKQGELGGDICLTGNLRLGTPDNYKKFTMAMNGDAMGKSMQGAGGSLVMGVVMNSIMARSAANKRVLAKTPEEWLTETYLEIHSVFKSFDGTMVISATVALIDDETGEMFYWNAEHPFSVLYRDGKASFIENTLELRKLGLDSEFDFKVKKFQLHPGDLIILASDGRDDLLLSIHNGKRIINEDENVFLDVVERSHGDIKNIEKNIRSIGEVIDDLSILRIGFQEVNAPAIEQREDSNEFADKVVLQSLYKEGKELYRNGEAQKAISILLDAYATDNNNQKLNKLLGLISFKEKDYPLAVKVLSKYLSQDPDTAELWYYLSIAEKRIGNLAQSLEAAMMVNQMQPMNVQNLVHLSDLNRLLGNREEAIGFTKSAEEIDPENKNIRKLKKLLEMD, encoded by the coding sequence ATGGAAGCTTCCATTCTTTTCTCCCATCATGCAAGCGGAGTTTTCTCCTTATTCCTTTTAACCTTCGTTTTGAGCGGATTCTTGGTATTCAAGAAGAACAGGACCCTACCAACATATTATTTAATTATAATGTATCTGGGATATGGGACCATGTTTTTGGGCTACTTCCTCTCCTACTCCATATTTAACCCATTAGCTGCATATCATAGATATCTTACAGTTTTTGTGATCTTCGGGATCGTAGGATTCATAGGTTTCTGCTATCATTTCCCAAGGAATATTTACCCAAAAGAATCCAAGATAGTTATTCCGCTAACCTTAGTAATCGCATTAGCTGCATGGATACATTTCATTCTGAAAACGATCGGAATGGAAAAGATATATCTATTCTCCGCCCACCATTATAGTTTTGATTACGGAAAAGAAGCTAGTTTTGCGATCCTTTTGTGTTTTATCATCAGCACAGTCATTCTAATCAGAAAGACAATCTACTTCTCTCGTTATACTGGAATATTCCAAAAATGGAATACATCCTCTAGTTCTTTGGCTCTCCCGATTCGAATCCTTGTAAAAACTCTACTTTTTCTCCCTCTGAATATCATGAGGATCTTACTTCCTGCGAGAAAAGAAGGAATTGCATTAAGAGCATTCTTACTAACTGTAATCTTAAACATCTTAAATGCATATAATAACGTATTAAACAAGTCCGGTGTTCTATCTTATGATACCTATGCGATTACCTACTTTATCCTATCGGTAATCACGATATTCTTCATACAAAGTGCATATTTAAACCATTCACCGGAACCTACTAGCTTTATGGGAAAAATTCTTTCCAGCGCTGTAGTTACGGTAGTGTTAGCTCTAGGGGCAATAAGTTACATTACGTTATTCTCCACTGATAAATCCATCGAGAAAGAAGACTTAGTTGAGATGAATTCAGTCAAAACGGAGATCCGAAATGGAGACACGAACTTTCCTCCGAATGTAAGATACATTTTATCTCGCCCTGTCGGTCCGGGAATATTCGATCATAAATATGAGATCCTCTTTTCCAAAGACGGTTTGAACCAAACCATTTTGAAAGAAGGAGAGAAATATTACAAAAACCAACAACTCAAAGAAGCGATCGAAAAGAATAGAAAGCTTCACAAAGGGAAATCCGAATCGGAGTTAGAGACAATCACTCTAAAGGAAATGAAAGAAACAAATCTTCCTTTAGGTGCCAGGCTCTACAGAGTCGCAGGCGATTTCTATATCCATTATGATTTTGTGATAGGACCTACAAGATATGAAGTAGGATTCGCATATGCCGAATTCAGACAGGTAATCCACGACGTAGCCCGCTGGTTAATCCTGATCATTCTTGGAACAACGATCTTTATATTGATCGCCTTCCCTATCCTGCTCAGAGTCAGCCTAATTCATCCTCTTAATAATCTATTGTCCGGAGTGGAGAAAGTCAACCACGGAGATTTAAATGTAAACGTTCCTATCAAGACTATGGACGAGATCGGTTTCCTATCGTTGTCATTCAACTCAATGGTAGATTCTATCCGAGGAGCGAGGGAACAATTACAAGAGCACGCGGATCATTTAGAAGAAAAGGTAGAAGAACGTACGAAAGAAGTTCAGGAAAAAATGGAGGAAGTCCAAAGACTGAAAATCCAACAGGATGGGGACTATTTCTTAACTTCTTTACTTGCAAAACCTCTTTTCTATAACGCAAACAAATCCCCTAAAGTAAATACTAGCTTTCTTATCAGACAAAAGAAATACTTCGAATTTCGTAATAAGCAGGGAGAACTCGGGGGAGATATTTGTTTAACAGGAAATTTAAGATTAGGAACTCCTGATAATTATAAAAAATTCACGATGGCGATGAATGGAGATGCCATGGGAAAATCCATGCAAGGAGCAGGAGGTTCCTTGGTCATGGGAGTCGTCATGAACTCGATCATGGCAAGATCCGCCGCAAACAAAAGAGTTCTAGCAAAAACACCGGAAGAATGGCTGACTGAAACCTATCTGGAAATCCATTCCGTGTTCAAAAGTTTTGATGGAACCATGGTCATTTCCGCGACTGTTGCATTGATCGACGACGAAACCGGAGAAATGTTCTATTGGAACGCAGAACATCCATTCTCGGTATTGTATAGGGACGGAAAGGCTTCTTTTATAGAAAACACATTAGAACTTCGTAAATTAGGACTGGACTCGGAGTTCGATTTTAAAGTGAAAAAGTTCCAGCTTCATCCCGGAGATCTGATTATTCTCGCCTCCGATGGAAGAGACGATCTTTTATTATCCATACACAATGGCAAAAGGATCATCAACGAGGATGAAAATGTTTTCTTAGATGTGGTGGAAAGATCGCACGGAGATATTAAAAATATCGAAAAAAATATCAGAAGTATAGGAGAAGTTATAGATGACCTCTCAATCTTACGGATCGGTTTCCAAGAAGTAAATGCTCCTGCAATTGAACAAAGGGAAGATAGCAACGAATTTGCGGATAAGGTAGTTCTACAAAGTCTGTACAAAGAAGGAAAAGAATTATATAGAAATGGAGAAGCTCAAAAGGCGATTTCTATTCTTTTAGATGCATACGCAACGGATAATAATAACCAAAAATTGAACAAGCTACTCGGATTAATCAGTTTTAAAGAAAAGGACTATCCGTTAGCGGTAAAAGTCCTGAGCAAGTATCTAAGCCAAGATCCGGATACCGCAGAACTCTGGTATTATCTCTCTATTGCAGAAAAACGAATCGGTAACTTAGCTCAATCCTTGGAAGCTGCAATGATGGTAAATCAAATGCAGCCTATGAATGTACAAAACCTTGTCCATCTTTCCGATCTAAATCGACTTTTAGGCAATAGAGAAGAAGCAATCGGATTCACAAAATCTGCAGAAGAGATAGATCCGGAAAATAAGAATATCAGAAAGCTGAAGAAACTTTTGGAAATGGATTAG
- a CDS encoding NmrA family NAD(P)-binding protein yields the protein MKIFVYGGSGQISSSVISKLLDLGHEVYAGTRNPDAGKKLPGLHWVFADATQPTKGTEILENVERAFFISPPGYTDQYSVLSPWFEKAKKASLKKVVLMSAMGVDFAPPEAPFRKLEISLENSGVPYTILRPNWFMQNFQTYWLSGILKDKKIFFPAGNAKTSFIHTDDISSSVVSALLNDQFNGKGITLTGKEALTHEEVAEKISKHTGVKVSYSDISPETFKANLLQAGVSEDYASFMVFIAGALKEGHSSSILNTVREITGKDPITFDEYAEQNKKVWLN from the coding sequence ATGAAAATTTTCGTATATGGCGGATCAGGACAGATCTCCAGTTCCGTAATTTCTAAACTATTGGATTTGGGACATGAAGTATATGCAGGAACTAGGAATCCGGATGCCGGCAAAAAACTTCCGGGGCTACATTGGGTATTTGCAGATGCCACCCAGCCCACAAAAGGAACTGAAATTTTAGAAAATGTGGAGAGAGCCTTCTTCATTTCTCCCCCAGGATACACGGACCAATATTCGGTATTAAGTCCTTGGTTTGAAAAAGCTAAAAAAGCTTCCTTGAAGAAGGTAGTTTTGATGAGCGCCATGGGAGTGGACTTCGCTCCTCCAGAGGCTCCTTTTAGAAAATTAGAGATCAGCTTAGAAAATTCCGGAGTTCCGTACACAATCTTAAGACCGAATTGGTTCATGCAGAACTTCCAAACATATTGGCTTTCCGGAATATTAAAAGATAAGAAGATATTCTTCCCTGCAGGAAATGCAAAGACAAGCTTTATCCATACGGATGACATATCTTCTTCGGTGGTTTCCGCTCTATTGAACGACCAATTTAACGGCAAAGGAATTACGTTAACCGGAAAAGAAGCACTTACTCATGAAGAAGTAGCCGAAAAAATTTCCAAACATACTGGCGTAAAGGTAAGTTACTCCGATATCAGCCCGGAGACATTTAAGGCAAATCTTTTACAAGCGGGCGTATCCGAAGACTATGCAAGTTTTATGGTATTCATCGCCGGCGCGCTGAAAGAAGGCCATTCTTCTTCCATCCTGAATACTGTTCGGGAGATCACAGGAAAAGATCCTATCACTTTTGATGAGTATGCGGAGCAAAACAAAAAGGTTTGGTTGAATTAA
- a CDS encoding AraC family transcriptional regulator: protein MDILSEILTNAGWKADLLARTSLYKPWGFRFPCERSGGFHILSQGSCYARIKGKLIHLEKGDILFVAKGLDHDLVYSPNDKVVDIAKFRDMSEKQKRSEKLPLTTFVSVRYEVPEAAQHPFFFELPDYILVKSSDVLAHHPLNTTQVLISQELDSGIGSDLILQRLTDILLYYVIRHWLEIHPSSSPGWRSAFKDEKILRALEALHRKLSYPWTLEKLSRAVGVSRASIANRFREVLGCTPIDYLAKLRMDKGKTLMAEENFTLEEIARTVGYSSAFAFSKAYKRIHGLSPRNSEQERLGA from the coding sequence ATGGATATTCTTTCGGAAATATTGACCAATGCAGGCTGGAAAGCGGACCTACTCGCCAGGACTTCCTTATATAAACCTTGGGGGTTTCGTTTTCCTTGTGAAAGGAGCGGTGGATTCCATATTCTTTCTCAAGGTTCTTGTTATGCAAGGATCAAAGGAAAACTCATCCATTTAGAAAAAGGAGATATTCTATTCGTTGCGAAAGGTCTGGATCATGACTTGGTATATTCTCCAAATGATAAAGTCGTAGATATTGCCAAGTTCAGGGATATGTCCGAAAAGCAAAAGAGGTCTGAAAAACTTCCTTTAACCACATTCGTTTCCGTTCGTTATGAGGTTCCGGAAGCAGCGCAACATCCATTTTTCTTCGAGCTTCCAGATTATATTTTAGTAAAGTCTTCCGATGTTCTTGCACATCATCCGTTAAACACCACTCAAGTATTGATCTCTCAAGAATTGGATTCAGGGATAGGTTCCGATCTGATACTGCAAAGATTAACCGACATTCTTCTGTATTACGTGATTCGACATTGGTTGGAGATCCATCCTTCTTCTTCTCCTGGCTGGAGAAGCGCTTTTAAAGATGAGAAGATACTGAGAGCGTTAGAGGCATTGCATAGAAAACTTTCTTATCCTTGGACTTTGGAAAAATTATCCAGAGCGGTTGGAGTTTCTAGGGCTTCCATTGCGAATCGATTCCGGGAAGTTCTGGGATGTACTCCAATAGATTATTTGGCAAAATTAAGAATGGATAAAGGAAAAACTCTGATGGCAGAGGAGAATTTTACCTTGGAGGAGATCGCAAGGACTGTGGGCTATTCTTCCGCGTTTGCTTTTTCCAAAGCTTACAAAAGGATCCATGGTCTTTCTCCTAGAAATTCCGAGCAGGAAAGATTGGGGGCTTAG
- a CDS encoding SpoIIE family protein phosphatase, which yields MDQFYFNFYFFGSLLACLFSIYVTFFFLSIKDRSKAAFHLGLSTLAMTIFHLAYIIAFISFDQWTIIHRWLAIPSPMMGFIQCFIFFFYFPNPRNVKFGLTIYFILYAGLAIVEATFIAVTLQSDHRFNIGSNYWDFESHKFYKIFSIIILVYNFSFLASATWRAIVEKGKERRWIIYIAIAYSTITIIPGILNVMSRDGSVSRKVFQHTTDIALVIGLFLVLIIYANATKERTTILSKIVAVTMATFLLAFQLVGYAILNGYDTSFDTLKGQASELAAFQGKKPEGFAYLLSFDPESKDFSLEKGEKDQRFDSEDRLEIKFFNVARKLTNLGTLNAKERWERSKVILQDSPKEFYAYSEGIRNFYESKGDSKVTDVELIDFFHFLNKKLNIIKNKFSNLPSKTDTTAVAKLLNSEEIGLKSVLEQVRKKVEKDISSGKSELEVRSSFILPLTSLREVGERMYRGAKFNKADEKTPEFYLAYLVIHPQNGKIYEVGFTYRSFREYLHSPSLVMVICLLVMIITISFGFRFFFHNAIVNPMEEVVVGLTEVNSGNLEYRLVPRVEDEIGFIARSFNRMARSIQAARKRLEQYANELEEKVKDRTKELEQTLNEVQELKQQQDADYFLTSLLIKPLGSNKANQENVKVEFLLKQKKRFTFRKHEDEIGGDLNISNHIELQGRSYTVFLNGDAMGKSMQGAGGALVLGSVFESIIERTRVVDTIKKQSPERWLKNAFIELHKVFESFDGSMLVSSVIGLVDDEIGVLYYINAEHPWTVLYRDGIASFIENEFMFRKLGTTGVEGTIFIKTFQLEPGDCIFVGSDGRDDIIVGMDSDGDRIINDDEKLFLNSVEKGRGNLQEIYNVILNIGKLSDDLSIIRLSFTGNGKETFPQDEKRQRIKELLRNAKETFLNKDTQEALSYLEEAESLDSRVPEVKKNFIKLFLKLKDYQKAARYAEDYFKMNPIDSEILYVASFAARKAGQIRKALDFSERLRLREPSHIKNLTNLAEIYIAVKNFDRADSILKDAIHLDPHNESVLKVADLLKKYLSRLNDQPKEF from the coding sequence ATGGATCAGTTCTATTTTAATTTTTATTTTTTCGGTTCTCTATTAGCCTGCCTTTTTTCCATCTACGTTACCTTCTTCTTTTTAAGTATCAAGGATAGAAGTAAGGCAGCGTTTCACTTGGGTCTTTCGACCTTGGCGATGACCATTTTTCATTTAGCTTATATTATCGCGTTTATCTCTTTCGATCAGTGGACAATCATACATCGTTGGTTGGCGATCCCATCCCCCATGATGGGATTTATACAATGTTTTATATTTTTCTTTTATTTTCCAAATCCCAGAAACGTTAAGTTCGGTTTAACTATTTATTTTATTTTATATGCTGGGCTTGCGATTGTTGAGGCCACATTTATTGCGGTTACGTTACAGTCGGATCATCGTTTTAATATAGGAAGTAATTATTGGGATTTCGAATCGCATAAGTTCTATAAAATTTTCTCCATTATAATTTTAGTATATAACTTTTCTTTTTTGGCATCTGCTACTTGGAGAGCGATCGTAGAAAAAGGAAAAGAAAGAAGATGGATTATCTATATCGCGATCGCTTATTCTACGATTACGATCATTCCGGGTATCTTGAATGTAATGAGTAGGGACGGCTCCGTCTCTAGAAAAGTATTCCAACATACTACCGATATCGCACTTGTGATCGGCCTTTTTCTTGTCTTGATCATTTATGCAAATGCGACCAAGGAAAGGACTACCATTTTGAGTAAGATCGTGGCCGTGACCATGGCTACTTTTCTTTTAGCATTTCAGTTGGTAGGATATGCAATATTAAACGGTTATGATACTTCTTTTGATACATTAAAAGGTCAGGCTTCCGAACTTGCGGCTTTTCAGGGAAAGAAGCCGGAGGGATTTGCCTATCTTCTATCTTTTGATCCTGAATCCAAAGATTTCAGTTTGGAAAAAGGAGAGAAGGACCAAAGGTTCGATTCGGAAGATCGTTTAGAGATCAAGTTTTTCAATGTGGCTCGAAAACTTACGAATTTGGGGACTTTGAATGCGAAAGAAAGATGGGAAAGATCCAAAGTGATCCTTCAGGATTCTCCTAAGGAATTTTACGCATACTCTGAAGGAATAAGGAATTTTTACGAATCAAAAGGAGATTCGAAAGTTACAGATGTAGAGCTTATCGATTTTTTCCATTTTCTGAATAAAAAACTGAATATTATAAAAAACAAATTCTCTAATCTTCCTTCAAAAACTGATACGACAGCGGTGGCTAAACTTCTGAATTCTGAAGAGATCGGTTTGAAGTCTGTACTAGAGCAGGTTCGTAAAAAAGTGGAGAAGGATATTTCTTCTGGGAAGTCGGAGTTAGAGGTTCGATCTTCCTTCATTCTTCCTTTAACTTCTTTGAGAGAAGTGGGAGAAAGAATGTATAGAGGAGCTAAGTTTAATAAGGCGGATGAAAAAACTCCGGAATTCTATTTGGCTTATTTAGTGATCCATCCGCAAAACGGAAAAATTTACGAAGTAGGATTCACTTACAGATCTTTCAGAGAATATTTACATTCTCCTTCTTTAGTAATGGTGATCTGCCTTTTGGTGATGATCATTACGATCAGTTTCGGTTTTAGATTTTTCTTTCATAACGCGATCGTAAATCCGATGGAGGAAGTTGTAGTCGGATTGACCGAGGTAAATTCGGGAAATTTGGAATATAGATTGGTCCCAAGAGTGGAAGATGAAATTGGATTTATAGCTCGTTCTTTCAATAGAATGGCAAGGTCCATTCAGGCGGCCAGAAAAAGATTGGAGCAATATGCTAACGAATTGGAAGAGAAAGTCAAAGATAGGACTAAGGAATTGGAACAAACTTTGAACGAAGTCCAGGAATTGAAACAACAACAGGACGCGGATTATTTTTTAACTTCTCTTTTGATCAAGCCGTTAGGTTCGAACAAAGCAAATCAAGAAAACGTAAAGGTGGAATTTCTTTTGAAACAAAAGAAAAGGTTCACTTTTAGGAAACATGAGGATGAGATCGGCGGAGACTTGAATATTTCAAATCATATAGAGCTGCAAGGGAGATCCTATACTGTCTTTTTGAACGGAGACGCAATGGGTAAGTCCATGCAAGGTGCGGGAGGCGCATTGGTTCTTGGATCCGTTTTTGAATCTATTATTGAAAGAACAAGAGTAGTCGATACAATTAAAAAACAATCTCCTGAAAGATGGCTGAAAAATGCGTTCATAGAATTGCATAAGGTATTTGAAAGTTTTGACGGATCAATGTTGGTATCTTCCGTGATCGGTTTAGTTGATGATGAGATAGGAGTATTATATTATATTAATGCAGAGCATCCTTGGACGGTGTTGTATCGGGACGGGATTGCGAGTTTTATAGAGAACGAATTCATGTTCCGAAAATTAGGAACAACGGGTGTGGAAGGTACTATTTTTATCAAAACCTTCCAGTTGGAACCTGGAGATTGTATCTTTGTGGGTTCTGACGGTAGGGATGATATCATCGTTGGCATGGATTCGGACGGGGATAGGATTATCAACGATGACGAAAAGTTATTCTTAAACTCTGTCGAAAAAGGAAGAGGGAATCTTCAGGAAATATATAATGTTATTTTAAATATCGGTAAATTGAGCGATGACCTTTCTATTATCCGGTTGTCTTTTACAGGAAACGGAAAAGAAACATTCCCTCAAGACGAAAAAAGACAGAGGATCAAGGAACTACTTAGGAATGCTAAGGAAACCTTTTTAAATAAAGATACACAAGAAGCCCTCAGTTATTTAGAAGAAGCGGAATCTTTGGATAGCCGTGTTCCTGAAGTGAAAAAGAATTTTATTAAACTTTTCCTGAAATTAAAGGATTATCAAAAGGCTGCCAGATACGCAGAAGATTACTTTAAGATGAATCCGATAGATAGCGAGATCTTGTATGTGGCTTCTTTTGCGGCAAGAAAGGCCGGTCAGATCAGAAAGGCTCTAGATTTCAGCGAACGTCTTAGATTGAGAGAACCTTCTCACATAAAAAATCTAACCAATCTTGCTGAAATCTATATAGCAGTTAAAAATTTCGATCGAGCAGATTCTATTCTAAAAGATGCAATCCATCTGGATCCGCATAATGAATCCGTTTTAAAAGTAGCAGATCTTTTGAAAAAATATTTGAGCAGGCTAAATGACCAGCCGAAGGAATTTTAG
- a CDS encoding ABC transporter permease, with the protein MNLNAIKAIYFFEMARTRRTLMQSIASPVLSTSLYFIVFGSAIGSRIQEVNGVSYGSFIVPGLVMLSLLTESISNASFGIYFPKFTGTIYEILSAPVSSMEAVIGFVGAAATKSLILGSIMLATASLFVEIKIAHPFLMVFFLILTCISFSLFGFIIGIWADNFEKLQVIPMLVITPLVFLGGSFYSANMLPPFWQTVTLFNPILYLVSGFRWSFYEIGDVSLEISLAMILFFLVSCLGVVAWMFKTGYHIKK; encoded by the coding sequence ATGAATCTCAACGCTATCAAAGCCATCTATTTTTTCGAAATGGCAAGAACAAGAAGGACATTGATGCAAAGTATTGCTTCACCGGTCCTTTCTACTTCTTTGTATTTTATCGTTTTCGGTTCTGCGATCGGATCTAGGATCCAAGAAGTTAACGGAGTGTCTTACGGTTCCTTTATTGTTCCAGGACTTGTTATGCTTTCCCTATTAACAGAAAGTATCTCTAACGCTTCTTTCGGAATCTATTTTCCTAAGTTTACAGGAACCATTTATGAAATATTATCCGCTCCGGTTTCCAGCATGGAAGCTGTGATCGGCTTTGTGGGAGCTGCTGCAACCAAGTCATTGATATTAGGTTCTATCATGCTTGCAACAGCATCTTTGTTTGTGGAGATTAAGATAGCTCATCCATTCTTGATGGTGTTCTTCTTGATCCTGACCTGTATTTCCTTTAGTCTATTCGGGTTTATTATAGGAATTTGGGCGGACAATTTTGAAAAACTGCAAGTGATCCCAATGCTCGTCATCACTCCTTTGGTATTTTTAGGGGGAAGTTTTTATTCTGCAAATATGCTCCCTCCTTTCTGGCAAACTGTGACTCTATTCAATCCGATCCTATATTTAGTCAGCGGGTTTAGGTGGAGTTTTTACGAGATTGGGGATGTAAGCCTGGAAATCAGCCTAGCTATGATCTTATTCTTCTTGGTTTCTTGCCTAGGAGTGGTTGCCTGGATGTTTAAAACAGGATATCACATTAAAAAATAA